One part of the Schistocerca piceifrons isolate TAMUIC-IGC-003096 chromosome 2, iqSchPice1.1, whole genome shotgun sequence genome encodes these proteins:
- the LOC124775256 gene encoding THAP domain-containing protein 2-like has translation MKRENWFPTTASYLCSAHFEEKYMYHTNVQRRLLSKAVPTIFNFPPHLQKQDKVLRPQPRKRSFDNLQDSAVTVTSLAQMPIGPTSVSADHNYCLPSPKKLKTQYNRVQAENVRLKKRIKQMKQLLCTTQKKNSGVTDFSCWFEKKAM, from the exons atgaagcgagaaaactggtttcctactacagccagttacctctgttcagctcattttgaagagaaatatatgtaccacacaaatgtccagaggcgccttttgtcaaaagcagtacctactatctttaattttccaccacatttacaaaagcaagataaagtattacgaccacaacccagaaagcgatctttcgacaatttgcaagatagtgctgttacagtgacatcattagcacaaa tgcctatcggacccacatctgtttctgctgaccacaattactgtctaccaagccctaagaagttgaaaacacaatataacagagtacaagcagagaatgtgcgactgaagaagcggataaagcaaatgaagcaacttttgtgcacgacacaaaagaagaatagtggagttacagactttagttgctggtttgagaagaaggctatgtag